A section of the Melopsittacus undulatus isolate bMelUnd1 chromosome 3, bMelUnd1.mat.Z, whole genome shotgun sequence genome encodes:
- the DSE gene encoding dermatan-sulfate epimerase isoform X3 gives MGLPVPPQPPAYQLCGPAGRKPCSDESRYDASLRSIPPLDYGVPKLHYFEDWGVVTYGSALPAEINRPFLSFKSGKLGGRAIYDIVHKNKYKEWIRGWRNFNAGHEHPDQNSFTFAPNGVPFITEALYGPKYTFFNNVLMFSPAVSKSCFSPWEGQITEDCSSKWLKYKHDLAGDCQGRVIAAMERSGVVFIRGEGVGAYNPKLKLRKLQRNLILLHPQLLLLVDQIHLEDDSPLEAATSFFHNVDVPFEETVVDDVHGAFIRQRDGIYKMYWMDDTGHSEKATIASRMYPRGYPYNGTNYVNVTTLLRHPITRAIYLFIGPSVDVQSFTVRGDSPQLDVFVTTSEHAYTVYLWPVEDGSRSAFAQVIADRQKILFDRASAIRSSAVPEVKDYIGIVERNLQHFKPVFQQLEKQILSRVRNTASFRKTAERLLRFSDKRQTEEAIDRIFAISQRQQQQHGRAKKNRKIAKGYKFVDAVPDIFAQIEVNERKVRQKAQTQAQKELPIDEDEEMKDLLDFADITYVKHKTGMSIKGRSGLGQMVTTARISAPSISASYTRLFLILNIAIFFVMLAMQLTYFQKAKRLHGQRCLYAILLVDSCILLWLYSSCSQSQC, from the coding sequence GTATGATGCAAGTTTGCGCTCTATACCTCCACTAGACTACGGGGTTCCTAAGCTGCATTATTTTGAGGACTGGGGAGTCGTAACCTATGGAAGTGCTTTGCCAGCTGAAATCAACaggcctttcctttccttcaagTCAGGAAAGCTGGGAGGACGTGCAATATATGATATTGTTCATAAGAACAAGTACAAAGAGTGGATCAGGGGGTGGAGGAATTTTAATGCCGGCCATGAACATCCGGACCAGAACTCCTTTACATTTGCTCCCAATGGTGTACCTTTCATAACAGAAGCCCTGTATGGGccaaaatatactttttttaacAATGTGTTGATGTTTTCTCCTGCCGTGTCCAAGAGCTGCTTCTCCCCATGGGAAGGGCAGATTACAGAAGACTGTTCCTCAAAGTGGCTTAAATATAAACATGACTTGGCTGGTGACTGTCAGGGACGAGTGATTGCTGCCATGGAAAGAAGCGGAGTGGTGTTTATCAGGGGAGAAGGAGTGGGTGCATACAATCCTAAACTGAAGCTGAGAAAATTGCAAAGAAACCTCATACTTCTCCATCCCCAGCTTCTTTTGCTAGTGGATCAAATCCATCTAGAAGATGACAGTCCCCTGGAGGCAGCAACCAGTTTCTTCCACAATGTGGATGTGCCTTTTGAAGAAACAGTTGTTGACGATGTCCATGGGGCTTTTATTAGGCAACGTGATGGCATATATAAGATGTACTGGATGGATGACACTGGCCACAGCGAGAAAGCTACCATTGCCTCAAGGATGTATCCTCGGGGCTACCCTTACAATGGGACAAACTATGTGAATGTAACAACCCTCTTGCGGCATCCCATCACGAGGGCCATTTACCTTTTCATTGGGCCCTCTGTTGATGTGCAGAGTTTCACCGTCCGTGGAGATTCCCCACAGCTGGATGTTTTCGTTACCACCAGTGAGCATGCCTACACAGTGTACCTGTGGCCTGTTGAGGATGGGTCCCGCTCTGCCTTTGCACAGGTTAttgcagacagacagaaaatTTTATTTGACCGAGCCTCTGCCATTAGGAGCTCTGCAGTGCCAGAAGTGAAGGACTACATAGGGATTGTGGAGAGGAACCTGCAACATtttaaacctgttttccagcagcttGAGAAGCAGATTTTGTCTCGTGTACGTAACACAGCTAGCTTTAGGAAGACTGCTGAGCGCCTGCTGAGGTTTTCAGATAAGAGACAGACAGAGGAGGCCATTGACAGGATATTTGCAATCtcacagaggcagcagcagcaacatggcagagcaaaaaaaaacagaaagatagCCAAAGGCTACAAATTTGTTGATGCCGTTCCTGACATTTTTGCACAAATTGaggtaaatgaaagaaaagtgcGACAAAAGGCACAGACTCAAGCACAAAAAGAGTTGCCTATAGATGAAGATGAGGAAATGAAAGATCTTCTGGATTTTGCAGATATTACTTATGTGAAGCACAAAACTGGGATGTCAATCAAAGGCCGATCAGGGCTAGGACAGATGGTGACAACTGCTCGAATTAGTGCCCCATCAATATCAGCTTCCTATACCCGTCTCTTTCTAATCCTCAAcattgcaattttttttgtcatgttaGCAATGCAGCTCACATATTTTCAGAAGGCCAAGAGACTGCATGGCCAAAGATGTCTGTATGCAATACTTTTAGTAGACAGCTGTATATTATTGTGGCTATATTCTTCCTGTTCTCAGTCACAATGTTAG
- the DSE gene encoding dermatan-sulfate epimerase isoform X2, with protein MYETSYRRGWGFQYLHNHQPTNCVALLAGSLVLMNQGYLQEAYLWTKQVLAIMEKSVVLLQEVTDGSLYEGVAYGSYTTRSLFQYMFLVQRHFDINHFSHPWLKQHFAFMYRTVLPGFQRTVAIADSNYNWFYGPESQLVFLDKFVMRNGSGNWLAEQIRRNRVVEGPGTASKGQRWCTLHTEFLWYDASLRSIPPLDYGVPKLHYFEDWGVVTYGSALPAEINRPFLSFKSGKLGGRAIYDIVHKNKYKEWIRGWRNFNAGHEHPDQNSFTFAPNGVPFITEALYGPKYTFFNNVLMFSPAVSKSCFSPWEGQITEDCSSKWLKYKHDLAGDCQGRVIAAMERSGVVFIRGEGVGAYNPKLKLRKLQRNLILLHPQLLLLVDQIHLEDDSPLEAATSFFHNVDVPFEETVVDDVHGAFIRQRDGIYKMYWMDDTGHSEKATIASRMYPRGYPYNGTNYVNVTTLLRHPITRAIYLFIGPSVDVQSFTVRGDSPQLDVFVTTSEHAYTVYLWPVEDGSRSAFAQVIADRQKILFDRASAIRSSAVPEVKDYIGIVERNLQHFKPVFQQLEKQILSRVRNTASFRKTAERLLRFSDKRQTEEAIDRIFAISQRQQQQHGRAKKNRKIAKGYKFVDAVPDIFAQIEVNERKVRQKAQTQAQKELPIDEDEEMKDLLDFADITYVKHKTGMSIKGRSGLGQMVTTARISAPSISASYTRLFLILNIAIFFVMLAMQLTYFQKAKRLHGQRCLYAILLVDSCILLWLYSSCSQSQC; from the exons GCTACCTTCAGGAAGCTTACTTGTGGACCAAACAAGTGTTGGCCATCATGGAGAAGTCAGTAGTTCTGCTGCAGGAGGTCACAGATGGCTCCCTTTATGAAGGGGTAGCTTATGGCAGCTACACAACTAGATCGCTGTTTCAGTACATGTTTCTTGTCCAAAGGCACTTTGATATCAATCACTTCAGCCACCCCTGGCTCAAGCAGCACTTTGCATTTATGTACAGGACTGTCCTGCCAG GGTTTCAGAGAACTGTGGCCATCGCAGATTCCAACTATAACTGGTTCTATGGGCCAGAGAGCCAGCTGGTGTTCCTTGACAAATTTGTCATGCGTAATGGCAGTGGGAACTGGTTGGCAGAGCAGATCAGAAGGAACCGAGTGGTGGAGGGCCCAGGGACAGCATCCAAAGGGCAGAGGTGGTGCACTCTCCACACTGAATTTCTCTG GTATGATGCAAGTTTGCGCTCTATACCTCCACTAGACTACGGGGTTCCTAAGCTGCATTATTTTGAGGACTGGGGAGTCGTAACCTATGGAAGTGCTTTGCCAGCTGAAATCAACaggcctttcctttccttcaagTCAGGAAAGCTGGGAGGACGTGCAATATATGATATTGTTCATAAGAACAAGTACAAAGAGTGGATCAGGGGGTGGAGGAATTTTAATGCCGGCCATGAACATCCGGACCAGAACTCCTTTACATTTGCTCCCAATGGTGTACCTTTCATAACAGAAGCCCTGTATGGGccaaaatatactttttttaacAATGTGTTGATGTTTTCTCCTGCCGTGTCCAAGAGCTGCTTCTCCCCATGGGAAGGGCAGATTACAGAAGACTGTTCCTCAAAGTGGCTTAAATATAAACATGACTTGGCTGGTGACTGTCAGGGACGAGTGATTGCTGCCATGGAAAGAAGCGGAGTGGTGTTTATCAGGGGAGAAGGAGTGGGTGCATACAATCCTAAACTGAAGCTGAGAAAATTGCAAAGAAACCTCATACTTCTCCATCCCCAGCTTCTTTTGCTAGTGGATCAAATCCATCTAGAAGATGACAGTCCCCTGGAGGCAGCAACCAGTTTCTTCCACAATGTGGATGTGCCTTTTGAAGAAACAGTTGTTGACGATGTCCATGGGGCTTTTATTAGGCAACGTGATGGCATATATAAGATGTACTGGATGGATGACACTGGCCACAGCGAGAAAGCTACCATTGCCTCAAGGATGTATCCTCGGGGCTACCCTTACAATGGGACAAACTATGTGAATGTAACAACCCTCTTGCGGCATCCCATCACGAGGGCCATTTACCTTTTCATTGGGCCCTCTGTTGATGTGCAGAGTTTCACCGTCCGTGGAGATTCCCCACAGCTGGATGTTTTCGTTACCACCAGTGAGCATGCCTACACAGTGTACCTGTGGCCTGTTGAGGATGGGTCCCGCTCTGCCTTTGCACAGGTTAttgcagacagacagaaaatTTTATTTGACCGAGCCTCTGCCATTAGGAGCTCTGCAGTGCCAGAAGTGAAGGACTACATAGGGATTGTGGAGAGGAACCTGCAACATtttaaacctgttttccagcagcttGAGAAGCAGATTTTGTCTCGTGTACGTAACACAGCTAGCTTTAGGAAGACTGCTGAGCGCCTGCTGAGGTTTTCAGATAAGAGACAGACAGAGGAGGCCATTGACAGGATATTTGCAATCtcacagaggcagcagcagcaacatggcagagcaaaaaaaaacagaaagatagCCAAAGGCTACAAATTTGTTGATGCCGTTCCTGACATTTTTGCACAAATTGaggtaaatgaaagaaaagtgcGACAAAAGGCACAGACTCAAGCACAAAAAGAGTTGCCTATAGATGAAGATGAGGAAATGAAAGATCTTCTGGATTTTGCAGATATTACTTATGTGAAGCACAAAACTGGGATGTCAATCAAAGGCCGATCAGGGCTAGGACAGATGGTGACAACTGCTCGAATTAGTGCCCCATCAATATCAGCTTCCTATACCCGTCTCTTTCTAATCCTCAAcattgcaattttttttgtcatgttaGCAATGCAGCTCACATATTTTCAGAAGGCCAAGAGACTGCATGGCCAAAGATGTCTGTATGCAATACTTTTAGTAGACAGCTGTATATTATTGTGGCTATATTCTTCCTGTTCTCAGTCACAATGTTAG